A DNA window from Zingiber officinale cultivar Zhangliang chromosome 3A, Zo_v1.1, whole genome shotgun sequence contains the following coding sequences:
- the LOC122053187 gene encoding auxin-induced protein 15A-like codes for MVKLQQILKKWKNIAVGTQSFSDNAAAVVPKGYLALSVGEEMRRFVIPTEYLHHRAFAALLEKAEEEFGFGQEGVLRIPGEVAAFESVLRAVEEKKKKKKIDIHNKN; via the coding sequence ATGGTGAAGCTGCAGCAGATCCTCAAGAAATGGAAGAATATCGCCGTGGGGACGCAGTCGTTCTCCGACAACGCGGCGGCGGTGGTGCCGAAGGGGTACCTGGCGCTGAGCGTCGGGGAGGAGATGAGGCGGTTCGTGATCCCGACGGAGTACCTGCACCACCGGGCCTTCGCGGCGCTACTGGAGAAGGCGGAGGAGGAGTTCGGGTTCGGTCAGGAAGGGGTGCTGCGGATCCCCGGCGAGGTGGCGGCGTTCGAGAGCGTGCTCAGGGCGGTGgaggaaaaaaagaagaagaagaagattgacatacataacaaaaattaa
- the LOC122053189 gene encoding glycosyltransferase BC10-like, with protein MKMPEAWHLGNGKVQTMPLVRHRPTSKRPQWILILICMVCVALIGTYVYPPRRYSACYFSASSVCNPFKDWLPPVPRVHTDEEAAAHVFIKEILSMPSIEPKNPKIAFMFLTPGSLPLEKLWEKFFQGHDGRFSIYVHASREKPVHVSPFFVGSDIRSAKVTWGKISMVDAEKRLLANALQDPDNQHFVLLSDSCVPLHNFDYVYNYLMATNVSFIDSFWDPGPHGNARYTEHMLPEIEEKDFRKGSQWFTMKRRHALIVMADNLYYTKFKLFCKPGFDSRNCYADEHYLPTLLTMVDPTGIANWSVTHVDWSEGKWHPKAYRAQDISYELLKNITSIDENFHVTSDEEKFISRKPCLWNGMKRPCYLFARKFYPEAVDNLIQLFSSYTVI; from the exons ATGAAAATGCCTGAAGCATGGCATTTAGGCAATGGGAAGGTGCAAACCATGCCATTAGTACGCCACAGACCAACTTCAAAACGACCTCAATGGATCCTCATCTTGATATGCATGGTGTGTGTAGCCTTAATTGGGACATATGTTTATCCCCCTCGCCGGTATTCTGCTTGTTACTTCTCTGCTTCAAGTGTTTGTAATCCCTTTAAGGATTGGTTACCTCCTGTGCCCCGTGTTCATACGGATGAAGAGGCTGCTGCACATGTTTTTATCAAGGAAATTCTCTCCATGCCATCTATTGAGCCAAAAAATCCCAAAATAGCTTTCATGTTCTTGACTCCTGGCTCACTGCCCTTGGAgaaactctgggagaaattctttcAG GGTCATGATGGGAGATTCTCCATTTATGTGCATGCATCACGTGAAAAGCCAGTCCACGTGAGCCCTTTTTTTGTGGGAAGTGACATTCGAAGCGCAAAG GTTACCTGGGGAAAGATTTCTATGGTTGATGCAGAGAAGCGGCTTCTAGCAAATGCACTTCAAGACCCTGATAATCAGCACTTCGTATTACTTTCTGACAG CTGTGTTCCTCTTCATAACTTTGACTATGTCTACAACTATCTGATGGCAACAAATGTCAGCTTCATTGACAG TTTCTGGGATCCTGGCCCTCATGGAAATGCAAGGTATACTGAGCATATGCTACCCGAAATTGAAGAAAAAGACTTCAGAAAGGGTTCCCAG TGGTTCACAATGAAGCGGCGACATGCCTTAATTGTCATGGCAGACAACCTTTACTATACAAAATTCAAGCTCTTTTGCAAG CCAGGTTTTGACAGTCGCAATTGCTATGCTGATGAACATTATCTCCCAACTCTATTAACG ATGGTGGATCCTACTGGAATTGCTAATTGGTCAGTGACACATGTGGATTGGTCAGAAGGGAAGTGGCATCCAAAAGCATACCGCGCTCAAGACATCAGTTACGAGCTCTTGAAGAACATAACA TCCATTGATGAGAATTTCCATGTCACCAGTGATGAAGAG AAATTTATAAGCCGGAAACCTTGCCTGTGGAATGGAATGAAGAGACCATGCTATTTGTTTGCGAGGAAATTTTATCCCGAAGCTGTCGACAATCTGATACAACTATTCTCCAGTTACACAGTTATATAG
- the LOC122053185 gene encoding protein LPA3, whose protein sequence is MPICVPSSVWLLPATTPISSAPPIKAGTGQWLGGCRFTAGKKRKCFSTCSVATNNDVGSEVEFPRDYFELLKQAKEATEVALRDGKQLLEIEFPTAGLESVPGDGEGGIEMTESMQLIRGFCDRLITPEKAARTRVFFPEANEVDFARKSAFEGTTLKLDYLTKPSFFEDFGFVTKIQMIERVKPDDEIFLVAYPYFNVNEMLVVEELYNEAVLNTGRKLIIFNGELDRIRSGYYPQFFYPKLAALSKTFLPKMETVYYIHNFKGLKGGTLFRSYPGPWKVLRRIGNKYMSLHQQEEMPSLKEVALNILPSA, encoded by the exons ATGCCGATCTGCGTTCCTTCTTCGGTCTGGCTGCTTCCGGCGACCACTCCGATTTCTTCGGCGCCTCCGATAAAG GCTGGGACAGGGCAATGGCTAGGGGGCTGCAGATTCACCGCAGGAAAGAAGAGGAAGTGTTTTTCCACGTGTTCGGTCGCCACCAACAACGATGTCGGATCCGAGGTGGAATTCCCTCGAGACTACTTCGAGCTCCTTAAGCAG GCGAAGGAAGCAACTGAAGTGGCTCTGAGAGATGGCAAACAATTGCTG GAAATCGAGTTCCCTACTGCTGGCCTAGAATCAGTACCAG GTGACGGTGAGGGAGGGATTGAAATGACAGAAAGCATGCAGTTGATAAGAGGCTTTTGCGATCGCCTGATAACTCCTGAAAAGGCAGCACGAACTAGAGTG TTCTTCCCAGAGGCAAATGaagttgactttgcaagaaaatcAGCTTTTGAGGGAACCACATTGAAGCTTGACTACCTGACTAAGCCATCGTTTTTTGAGGATTTTGGTTTCGTGACCAAAATCCAAATGATAGAACGGGTGAAGCCAGATGATGAAATTTTCTTGGTTGCATATCCCTATTTCAACGTTAATG AAATGCTTGTGGTGGAAGAATTGTACAACGAAGCTGTCCTAAATACTGGAAGAAAGTTAATAATCTTCAATGGAGAGCTTGATCGGATAAGAAGTGGAT ATTATCCACAGTTCTTCTACCCCAAGTTGGCTGCACTTTCCAAGACATTCCTTCCTAAGATGGAGACAGTATATTACATTCACAACTTTAAAGGACTTAAAGGAGGAACACTTTTCAG GTCGTATCCTGGCCCATGGAAGGTACTGAGAAGAATAGGcaataaatacatgagtttgcaTCAACAAGAAGAAATGCCATCACTTAAGGAAGTTGCACTCAACATTCTTCCATCAGCATAA